A part of Drosophila ananassae strain 14024-0371.13 chromosome 2R, ASM1763931v2, whole genome shotgun sequence genomic DNA contains:
- the LOC6502731 gene encoding ubiquitin-conjugating enzyme E2 G1 isoform X1 has product MSELQSSLLLKKQLAELNKNPVEGFSAGLIDENDIFRWEVLIIGPPDTLYEGGFFKAHLYFPKEYPLRPPRMKFVTEIWHPNIEKNGDVCISILHEPGDDKWGYEKASERWLPVHTVETILISVISMLADPNDESPANVDAAKEWRESYIDFKRKVARCVRKSQEECS; this is encoded by the exons ATGTCAGAACTTCAGTCATCTTTACTATTAAAGAAGCAATTGGCAG aattaaacaaaaatccagTAGAAGGATTTTCAGCCGGTTTAATTGATGAAAATGATATATTTCGATGGGAAGTTTTAATAATTGGACCACCAGATACACTTTA CGAAGGAGGATTTTTTAAGGCACATCTTTATTTTCCAAAAGAATACCCTCTGAGACCACCCCGAATGAAGTTTGTTACAGAAATATGGCACccaaatattgaaaaaaatggagaTGTTTGCATATCTATTTTACATGAGCCCGGAGATGATAAGTGGGGCTATGAAAAAGCTTCTGAGCGCTGGTTACCCGTGCATACGGTAGAAACAATATTGATATCGGTAATTTCAATGctggccgatcctaatgacGAGTCCCCAGCAAACGTCGATGCCGCAAAAGAGTGGCGAGAATCTTACATCGACTTTAAGCGCAAAGTGGCTCGGTGTGTCCGAAAAAGTCAAGAAGAGTGCTCGTGA
- the LOC6502731 gene encoding ubiquitin-conjugating enzyme E2 G1 isoform X2, with protein MKFVTEIWHPNIEKNGDVCISILHEPGDDKWGYEKASERWLPVHTVETILISVISMLADPNDESPANVDAAKEWRESYIDFKRKVARCVRKSQEECS; from the coding sequence ATGAAGTTTGTTACAGAAATATGGCACccaaatattgaaaaaaatggagaTGTTTGCATATCTATTTTACATGAGCCCGGAGATGATAAGTGGGGCTATGAAAAAGCTTCTGAGCGCTGGTTACCCGTGCATACGGTAGAAACAATATTGATATCGGTAATTTCAATGctggccgatcctaatgacGAGTCCCCAGCAAACGTCGATGCCGCAAAAGAGTGGCGAGAATCTTACATCGACTTTAAGCGCAAAGTGGCTCGGTGTGTCCGAAAAAGTCAAGAAGAGTGCTCGTGA